In Arthrobacter citreus, a genomic segment contains:
- a CDS encoding PRC-barrel domain-containing protein yields the protein MADEFVIHELQGSNVWAKDGERLGLVGQVHLDRATGEPEWITVALGLFETRQHFVPLAGARRDEDDIYVNFSREAVDDSPVVDPDGALSPAEETLLTDYYKQF from the coding sequence ATGGCAGACGAATTTGTAATCCATGAACTGCAGGGCTCCAACGTATGGGCCAAGGACGGCGAGCGGCTGGGGCTGGTGGGCCAGGTGCACCTGGACCGGGCCACGGGCGAGCCGGAATGGATTACCGTTGCACTGGGCTTGTTTGAAACAAGGCAGCATTTTGTTCCGCTGGCGGGAGCGCGCCGGGATGAAGACGACATTTACGTCAACTTCAGCCGGGAGGCGGTCGATGACTCGCCTGTGGTGGATCCCGACGGCGCGCTCAGTCCCGCGGAAGAAACGCTGCTCACGGACTACTACAAGCAGTTCTGA